The sequence below is a genomic window from Polaribacter vadi.
TCCAGGAAGAATTGGAGTTTGGATGGGTTGGCAAATTGTGAATTCTTTCATGAAACATAATGATGTATCTTTGCAAGAATTATTAAAAATGGAAGAAGAGGAAATCTTCAAAAAATCTAAATACAAACCGAAAAAGTAATGTCAGTAAAGCATAATTCAGAAGTAAAATTTAAAATTGGTTTAGACGAAAATAAAGTTCCAGAAGAAATTTCTTGGAGTGCAATTGATGGTGGAATTAATCAAGAACCCTCTAAAGCAGTGATGATTTCTGTTTGGGATCACAAGAAAAAAGATACCTTACGTATGGATTTGTGGACCAAAGATATGCCTGTAGATGAAATGAAACAGTTTTATCATCAAACCTTAGTTTCTATGGCAGAATCTTTTGAGAGAGCTACAGATGATGCAAAAATGGGAGCAACAATGAAAGATTTTTGTGATTATTTTGCAGAAAAATTAGAACTTAAAAAATAAATTTTTACGCCTTTTTTATTTGATTAATAACATCTTCATAATCCTCTGGATTGTGAACAAAATCAATTTCTGAAACATCAATAATTAAGGCGTTCAAGTTTTGCTGTGTGCTTATAAAACTTTTATAACCATCGTGAATTTTTTGCAAATAATCTGGTTGAATATTTTGCTCATAATCTCTACCACGATTTTTAATATTCTCTAAAAGACGATCTGTGTTTTGATACAAATACACATATAAATCGGGTTTTGTAATTTCTTTATACATTAAATCGAACATTTTCCTGTACAATTTATATTCTTCTTTCTGCAATGTAATTTGAGCAAAAATTAACGATTTAAAAATATAATAATCAGAAACCACAAAGTTTTTAAACAAATCTAATTGAGCTAAATCATCAGACAATTGTTGATAACGATCTGCCAGAAAACTCATTTCTAAAGGAAATGCATAACGCTCTTTATCTTCGTAAAATTTTGGTAAAAAAGGATTGTCTGCAAAACGTTCTAAAATCAATTTTGCATTAAACTCTTCTGAAACTAAATTTGCTAACGATGTTTTTCCTGCACCAATATTCCCTTCAATAGCAATATAATTATACTTTTCAGTTATAGGAATTGGTCTTTTTAGTTTTTCATTCACCAAAGAAATTTCTGAAGCATCAGTACAATTTAGCAAACAAACAGCCAATTCTTTTTTTTCTATGGGATGAATTACAGCACTTGCAATTTCAGCCAAAGGAACTAATACAAACTTACGCTCCAACATTTTTGAATGTGGCACAATTAAATTTTTAGAAAAGATAACTTGATCTTCAATAAGTAAAATATCAATATCAATATTTCTATCAGCATATGCTTTAGTATCTTTTCTTTGTCTACCTAATGCTTTTTCAATATGTAAAAGGAGTTGCATTAATTTTTCTGGTGGATGAATGGTCGTTACTTTAATACAAATATTAAAGAAATCATCGCTATCAAAACCCCAAGAAGCCGTTTTGTAAACAGAAGACACTTTTAAAATAGAACCAACTTTATCAGCAATTAAATCAATTGCATTTTGTAGGTTTTCCAATTTATTGCCTTGGTTTGTACCTAATGATAAATATGTAGTTCTTTGAATATTCAATTAAGATGTCGATTAGAAAACCTTAAAACTGTTGAAGTTTGTAAAGTTTATTTTATGGATTACAAAGAAACAAAAAAGCATAAAAAAATCGCCAACTTATAGTAACGATTTTAGTATCATTTTTAAAATATATTTTGGTTTGCGTATTGAGTAATTATTAAAATTATTTCGGGATGTCTATTTTTATATACGCCCAAGAATTAGTGAAATAGGAAAACAAAAACTA
It includes:
- the folK gene encoding 2-amino-4-hydroxy-6-hydroxymethyldihydropteridine diphosphokinase codes for the protein MNIQRTTYLSLGTNQGNKLENLQNAIDLIADKVGSILKVSSVYKTASWGFDSDDFFNICIKVTTIHPPEKLMQLLLHIEKALGRQRKDTKAYADRNIDIDILLIEDQVIFSKNLIVPHSKMLERKFVLVPLAEIASAVIHPIEKKELAVCLLNCTDASEISLVNEKLKRPIPITEKYNYIAIEGNIGAGKTSLANLVSEEFNAKLILERFADNPFLPKFYEDKERYAFPLEMSFLADRYQQLSDDLAQLDLFKNFVVSDYYIFKSLIFAQITLQKEEYKLYRKMFDLMYKEITKPDLYVYLYQNTDRLLENIKNRGRDYEQNIQPDYLQKIHDGYKSFISTQQNLNALIIDVSEIDFVHNPEDYEDVINQIKKA
- the gldC gene encoding gliding motility protein GldC, which codes for MSVKHNSEVKFKIGLDENKVPEEISWSAIDGGINQEPSKAVMISVWDHKKKDTLRMDLWTKDMPVDEMKQFYHQTLVSMAESFERATDDAKMGATMKDFCDYFAEKLELKK